From the Bacteroidales bacterium genome, the window AGCGGGGATATGCTGTATTAAAAGATTTTTTCAATTCGCTTGCAGGGTTATATGAAGACAATGTTTTCCTTGGCGACTTTTTCAGCTTCCTTGAATTACCTGCTCTTTCCAAATCTTCATCAAAGGAAAAAATTAACACATTACAAAAAAGTATTGTTATTGATAATGTAAGTTTTCATTACCCATCCAGTCAACGCAAAGCACTTGATACTGTTTCGTTGGAAATACCAGCAGGTAAAACAGTAGCGCTTGTTGGCCCCAATGGTTCAGGAAAAACAACATTAGTAAAATTATTATGCGGATTTTATTTCCCTGATAATGGAAAAATATTTTTTGATAACAATGATATATCTTGCATCAATCCTGATGATTTAAGAAAAAATATCACAGCCGTTTTCCAGGATTTTGCATTGTACAATATGACAGCCGGTGAAAATATTTTTTTAGGAAACATTTCGGAACCCGCGTCAATTGAGAAGATAAAAGAATCGGCAAAAAATGCCGGCATTGATGATGTGCTTGAACAACTACCTCAAGGTTATAACAATATTATCGGAAATCTATTTGAAAAAGGTGAAGAGCTAAGTATCGGTCAATGGCAGAAGATGGCTATAGCCAGGGCATTTTACCGTAACTCTCCTATCCTGTTTATGGATGAACCTTCAAGTGCTCTAGATGCGGAAACAGAACTACAACTTCTGAAAAATTTAAAATCATTAGCAAAAGATAAAACTGTTTTGATCATCAGTCATCGCTTTTCCACTATCCAATGGGCAGATATGATTTATGTTTTAGAAAACGGAAAGGTTGTAGAGCAAGGTAACCACGAACAACTAATGCTAAAGCAGGGAAAATATTATAAAATGTTCGAAAACAGCAGGGCTTTTTAATTTTAGCTCTTTCCTGATTTTATTGAAGTAACAATTTTACTGAGTATAATTAAATAAATCGATTTTATTCCAACCCATATTCGCTTTATATAAAACCAGAATAAAAGATTTTTATTCTTAATTTTATAACGGGCAAGCATAAATTTTTTTGAAGGAAAAAGGTCGTCTATCAGGTATTTAATTTTATTTCTAAAACCATTAATATGACTCAGTATTTCATAGTTGCGGCTTGATAATTCCAGTGGTAAATCTTTCCTGTAATGCTGCAAGTAATGAATAAATAATCTTTCCGTTTTTGAATCAATAATTGTTTTAGCTTTATTTATGATAAACTGCGGCAAATCAATATTAAAATATTTATTGAGTAAGAATAAATATTTGTACACAATATTATCGCACTTATAATCGCGTGAAGATTCATCAAAATAGTTCCAGTCGATTTCAGATGAATATTTTTCAATCACGCCGGCAATATCAATAAATCCATATATCTGAGGCTTTCCATCACTAAAATGTTCATCAAGGTGTATAAAGGAATGTTGTATCTGGTGCTCAGGACAAAGCTTGCGTAGTGAAACTCCATTTAAAACCACAGGCTGAGATTTTGCCCAATAATCTTCCATTTTTATATCAAATCCTCTATAACGTATATGAGTTCTGTAATGCAGCTCCACTTGAATGCCATTCATAATAAGCTGAGGCATGTGTTTATGGTCATTCAAATTTGTTATAAATTCTGTCTTATGGAATTCCTGGTATTGATAACCATGAGCTTTTAAAATATTCCATGCTTTTTCTGCTTCATGCTCTTTTAATAACAAATCAATATCCGACATCTGGCGCAAAGCGATATCTCCATATATTGATTCAGCCATCAGTATTCCTTTTAATGCAATAACTTCAATTCCCTCTTTTGAAAATATATTTACAATATTTTTCAAATGCTCATACAAAACCATATTCCGGCTTAACGACCTGTAATAGGCTTTCCCGAATTTTTCAAAATATTCTTTTGGTATTAAATTGGAATTTGAAACAAGCGGTAAATTTTTAAAAAGTAATGGGCCTGAGCCATTCTGTATGGCATTTTCAGTAAAATAATTCCAGTCTTTTACTAAAGGAATTGCTTCTTCAACCTGACGAATTTCATTTTCCGAAATATGCAGTTTTGAAGCGTAAAGTACCAATTTATCTTCAGTGGTAAGATTCAATTTAATTTTATTTATACAAAGCTAATAAAAAAAGGGAATCTTTTTCCGATTCCCTTTTTCCTTGATGCAATGATATTTTTATTTCACTGCATCAACAATAGCTTTGAATGCTTCAGGCTGGTTCATTGCTAAATCAGCAAGAACTTTCCTGTTGATTTTAATATTTTTCTCATTCAATTTTCCGATAAATTCAGAATAGGACATTCCGTATTCACGCACTCCTGCATTGATACGAACAATCCATAGTCCTCTGAAATTACGTTTTTTGTTACGACGGTCGCGGTATGCATACTGCTGACCTTTTTCATAAATGTTTTTTGCTACTGTCCAAACATTTTTTCCTGAGCCAAAATTTCCTTTTGTTTTATTCAGGATCTTTTTCCTTCTGGCCCTTGATGCTACTGCATTTACTGATCTTGGCATAATTGTTAATTTTTTGTTTCAGCGCCCCATCATGTGAGAACTTTAGAAGCTGTAAACAAGGTTAATACTAAATTAATTAAACACAAAGAGTCCTTCTTACATTGCGTTCATCAGCGCTGCTGACGAGTGTAACATGCGTGAGGCTACGTTTTCTTTTCGTTTCCTTCTTTGTTAAAATGTGACTCTTGTACGCATGTTTTCTTTTAATCTTACCTGTACCAGTAAAGTCGAATCTTTTCTTGGCGGCAGATTTTGTTTTCATTTTAGGCATTACTTCGCTTTTTATTTGTTTATACTACTTATTTTTTCTTTGAAGATATAATCATGAACATTCTTTTTCCTTCCAGTCGCGGCAATTGTTCTACTTTGCCGTATTCCATTATAGCATCAGCAAATTTTAAAAGGATGATTTCTCCCTGCTCTTTATAAATTATTGACCTTCCTTTAAAGAATACATCCACTTTCACTTTAGCGCCTTCATCAAGGAATTTGATTGCATGTTTCAGTTTAAAATTAAAATCATGTTCATCGGTATTCGGGCTAAGCCTGATTTCCTTAATGACAATTTTTACTGAATTTGCTTTCATTTCCTTCTGTTTCTTTTTCTGGTCGTACAAAAATTTCCTGTAATCGACAATCTTGCAAACAGGCGGATTTGCCGATGGTGAAATTTCAACCAGGTCAAGCTCCTTGTCGTAAGCCATTTTTAAAGCTTCATTTATAGGATAAATACCTGTTTGGATATTTTCGCCTACTACGCGAACTACGGGAGCTTTAATTTTTTCATTGATAAAATGGGCATCTTCTTTTTGTCGTGGCCCAAAACGGCGAACATTTGGCCTGAAACTTTCTGTTGTTGCTATACCTTATTCCTCCTTAATTTTGTTAATATTTTATTTAATTATTATTTTTAATCAGCAAGCATATCGCTCACTTCTTTATTTACTAAATCTGCAAAATCCTTTATTGAGAATGTTCCCAGATCGCCTTGTCCTTGTTTTCGTACAGAAACAGTTCCTTCTGCTTCTTCTTTTTCTCCAACAACCAGCATGAACGGTATTCTCTGCATTTCAGCATCACGTATCTTGCGACCTGCTTTTTCGTTCCTGTCATCAATAAGGGTGCGAATTTCGTAATTATTTAACAAATTCAAAACTTTTTTTGAATAATTAATGTATTTTTCGCTGATTGGAATGATCATAGCCTGGTCGGGAGTAAGCCACAGCGGGAATTTTCCGGCACAATGTTCGAGCAACACCGCAACAAATCGTTCCATAGAACCAAATGGCGCCCTGTGAATCATAACAGGACGGTGTTTCTGATTATCGCTACCTGTATATTCCAGGTCAAAACGTTCGGGTAAATTATAATCGACCTGTATTGTTCCAAGCTGCCACTGACGACCTAAAGCATCCTTTACCATGAAATCCATCTTAGGACCGTAAAAAGCAGCTTCACCAACCTCAACAACAGTCTTCAAACCTTTTTCTTCAGCAGCTTCCATTATTTCTTTTTCGGCCTTATCCCAATTTTCATCTGAGCCTATATATTTTTGCTTGTTATCCGGGTCGCGCAATGAAATCTGAACTTTAAAATCTTTAAAATCCAATGTTTTAAAAATATATAGAACAATATCAATTACACCCAGAAATTCTTCTTTAACCTGGTCGGGGCGGCAGAACAAATGGGCATCATCCTGCGTAAATCCTCTAACCCTTGTCAATCCATGCAATTCACCACTTTGTTCATAACGGTATACTGTGCCAAACTCAGCCATACGAACCGGAAGATCTTTATACGAACGCGGTTTGGATTTATATATCTCGCAATGATGAGGGCAGTTCATGGGTTTCAGCATGAATTCCTCGCCTTCC encodes:
- a CDS encoding nucleotidyltransferase family protein, which codes for MNLTTEDKLVLYASKLHISENEIRQVEEAIPLVKDWNYFTENAIQNGSGPLLFKNLPLVSNSNLIPKEYFEKFGKAYYRSLSRNMVLYEHLKNIVNIFSKEGIEVIALKGILMAESIYGDIALRQMSDIDLLLKEHEAEKAWNILKAHGYQYQEFHKTEFITNLNDHKHMPQLIMNGIQVELHYRTHIRYRGFDIKMEDYWAKSQPVVLNGVSLRKLCPEHQIQHSFIHLDEHFSDGKPQIYGFIDIAGVIEKYSSEIDWNYFDESSRDYKCDNIVYKYLFLLNKYFNIDLPQFIINKAKTIIDSKTERLFIHYLQHYRKDLPLELSSRNYEILSHINGFRNKIKYLIDDLFPSKKFMLARYKIKNKNLLFWFYIKRIWVGIKSIYLIILSKIVTSIKSGKS
- the rplT gene encoding 50S ribosomal protein L20, with protein sequence MPRSVNAVASRARRKKILNKTKGNFGSGKNVWTVAKNIYEKGQQYAYRDRRNKKRNFRGLWIVRINAGVREYGMSYSEFIGKLNEKNIKINRKVLADLAMNQPEAFKAIVDAVK
- the rpmI gene encoding 50S ribosomal protein L35 — protein: MPKMKTKSAAKKRFDFTGTGKIKRKHAYKSHILTKKETKRKRSLTHVTLVSSADERNVRRTLCV
- the infC gene encoding translation initiation factor IF-3, whose translation is MATTESFRPNVRRFGPRQKEDAHFINEKIKAPVVRVVGENIQTGIYPINEALKMAYDKELDLVEISPSANPPVCKIVDYRKFLYDQKKKQKEMKANSVKIVIKEIRLSPNTDEHDFNFKLKHAIKFLDEGAKVKVDVFFKGRSIIYKEQGEIILLKFADAIMEYGKVEQLPRLEGKRMFMIISSKKK